The segment AAAGCGGAGCAAGCCGCCGCTGAGAAAAGTATGGAGGTGCTAAAAGCTACCGGTTCCCTACCTGCTTAATCATTTCTACGTTTAGAGCCTCTTTTCCCAAAAGAGTACATAAAAGGCAACTGACAGCTTTTTTTATGTATTCATACAATTGTTGGCCTTCATCTCCTTTCAAGGTTTCGCTTAACTAGTATCTGTGTTTCACAGTTCTGTTATCTCCTATAGTTTCTTTTCTGTTTCTTGGTTCTACCGGTGAGGTTCTTAGTTTTGTAAGGACCTGGTGACGTGTTTCACGTGGCCAGTATCCGTATTTTCAACTTACAAGACAGTTCTTGCGTTAGAAAAGCCTTAACAGAACCAACTATGAAACTTGCCGGCGCTGCCCTCAACCAAACTCCCCTGGATTGGGATAACAATCTCCGCAACATCAAAACGGCCGTAGAACAGGCCAAAGAACAGAACGTTGATATTCTTTGCCTCCCAGAAATGAGTATTCCCGGGTATGGCTGCGAAGACCTGTTCCTGAGTGAATGGGTGAGTGTGGAATGTTTTGAGCGGTTGTTAGAAATAAAAGAATGGTGCGAGGGTGTTATCGTCTGCGTAGGGCTTCCTGTTCGGTTGAACAACACAACCTATAACTGTGCCTGTGTCATCAAAGACAAACAGATTCTTGGTTTCACTGCCAAACAATTCCTAGCCAATGACGGAGTGCACTATGAACCCCGCTGGTTCAGTTCATGGGTACCCAATACCATTGAAGAGTTTGAGGCGTTGGGCCAAACCTATCTTATTGGTGACATCATCTATGAACATAAAGGCATAAAATTCGCCTTTGAGATTTGCGAAGATGCCTGGCGTAATGCAAACCGTCCGGCTTACCGCCATATAGAGAAAGGCGTAGAGCTCATTATCAACCCAAGTGCCAGCCACTTTGCCATGAGCAAAACCGATGTGCGCTACCATTTGGTGGTAGATGCCTCCCGAGAGTTTGATTGCACCTACTTGTATGTGAATTTGCTGGGTAACGAGGCAGGCAAAATGATTTACGATGGTGAAATCATCATCGCGCAAAACGGCAATCTGGTACTCCGAAATCAATTGCTTTCTTTTAAGAGCATTGACTTTGAGTGTGCTGAGGTTTCCTTTGAAACTCCATTGCAGCCTGTGGAACTTGACTTGCTACCGGTGGATGAAAACGTAGAATTCATCTCAGCTATTTCATTGGCCTTGTTTGATTACCTGCGCAAAAGCCGAAGCCGTGGTTTTGTTCTTTCCTTGAGCGGTGGGGCCGATTCTTCGCTGTGTGCCGTGGCCGTAGCCGAAATGGTACGCCGTGCCCTAGAGGAAATCAGCCTGGAAGAATTTGCCCAAAAAACCAATTGCCTCAGCCCGGAGGAAGTTGCAGAATACAAGCAACTTCCCATAAACGAGCTCAGAAACCTATTGGTAGGTAGGTTACTGGTAACAGCCTATCAGGGTACCATCAACTCCTCAGATGACACCTACCGTTCCGCGGAAGAATTGGCCAAATCCATTGGAGCCGTTTTCTATAACTGGACCATAGATGAGGAGGTGAAAAGCTACCGAGGCAAAATTGAGCACGCCATTGGGCGTAACCTTACCTGGGAGAACGATGACATCACGCTGCAGAACATCCAAGCTCGGGTTAGGGCTCCAGGCATCTGGATGATTGCTAACCTTAAAAACTCCCTGCTGCTGGCTACCTCCAACCGGTCAGAAGCATCAGTAGGGTATGCCACTATGGACGGAGACACCGCGGGAAGTATCTCACCCATTGCTGGCGTGGACAAAGCCTTTATCCGGCAGTGGCTGGTATGGGCGCAGCTACAATTAGGCTACGAGGGCTTGCATTACGTGAACAATCTGCAACCATCGGCAGAGTTGCGGCCTTTGGAAAATACCCAGACCGATGAAGAAGATTTGATGCCATATCCGTTGCTGAATCAGATCGAGCGGCTGGCCTTCTATGAACGTATAGCCCCAAAGCAGGTGTTTGAGAAGCTGAAAGGCACCTATCCAGATGAGCAGTTGAAGCAGTTTATCAAACGGTTTTACTCGCTTTGGAGCCGTAACCAATGGAAGCGCGAACGTTATGCCCCAGCCTTCCACCTGGACGACTACAACGTGGATCCCCGAAGTTGGCTTCGGTTCCCTATTCTGAGCGGAGGTTTCAGGGAAGAGCTGAGCGAGTTGTAATTACAAGTTGCAAATACATTGGGGGCTGTTCTGGACTGTTTTAAAGATAATAGGCTCAGAACAGCCCCCAATGTAATTTTTTATGGGCCTTCAGCCTACCTTGCACTACCTGTATTTTATGCTGTTTGAATGGGTTCTGTGT is part of the Rufibacter tibetensis genome and harbors:
- the nadE gene encoding NAD(+) synthase, whose protein sequence is MKLAGAALNQTPLDWDNNLRNIKTAVEQAKEQNVDILCLPEMSIPGYGCEDLFLSEWVSVECFERLLEIKEWCEGVIVCVGLPVRLNNTTYNCACVIKDKQILGFTAKQFLANDGVHYEPRWFSSWVPNTIEEFEALGQTYLIGDIIYEHKGIKFAFEICEDAWRNANRPAYRHIEKGVELIINPSASHFAMSKTDVRYHLVVDASREFDCTYLYVNLLGNEAGKMIYDGEIIIAQNGNLVLRNQLLSFKSIDFECAEVSFETPLQPVELDLLPVDENVEFISAISLALFDYLRKSRSRGFVLSLSGGADSSLCAVAVAEMVRRALEEISLEEFAQKTNCLSPEEVAEYKQLPINELRNLLVGRLLVTAYQGTINSSDDTYRSAEELAKSIGAVFYNWTIDEEVKSYRGKIEHAIGRNLTWENDDITLQNIQARVRAPGIWMIANLKNSLLLATSNRSEASVGYATMDGDTAGSISPIAGVDKAFIRQWLVWAQLQLGYEGLHYVNNLQPSAELRPLENTQTDEEDLMPYPLLNQIERLAFYERIAPKQVFEKLKGTYPDEQLKQFIKRFYSLWSRNQWKRERYAPAFHLDDYNVDPRSWLRFPILSGGFREELSEL